A DNA window from Bradyrhizobium barranii subsp. barranii contains the following coding sequences:
- a CDS encoding DUF58 domain-containing protein — MTETSANMPGVYVGLHELIALEHRGRKVSFLPRQPVHSLLSGRFASRMRGRGLNFEEIRDYRPGDDVRSIDWKVTARLRKPHIRVFNEERDRQTILVVDQRLSMFFGSRHAMKSVTAAEAAAIGAWRVLGVGDRVGAVVFNDRDCIEVRARRSRATVLQILAAVVAQNHALGVGRGLVSAPAMLNTALDHARRRAPHDAAVIIISDFDGADADTRDMVAALARHNDVVAAMVHDPLQSDLPPSASMTVTDGELQIRLDVGRDSVRKGVSQLTRDRLKGIFDWTRELGIPVLPLSAAEDTAAQLRRLLGGLPAGRGRAAPHNQTGAAFG; from the coding sequence ATGACCGAGACATCAGCCAATATGCCAGGTGTCTATGTCGGTCTTCACGAATTGATCGCGCTCGAACATCGCGGACGCAAGGTCTCCTTCCTTCCGCGCCAGCCCGTGCATAGCCTTTTGTCCGGCCGCTTTGCCTCCCGCATGCGGGGCCGTGGCCTGAACTTCGAGGAGATCAGGGATTATCGTCCCGGCGACGACGTCCGCTCGATCGACTGGAAGGTGACGGCGCGCCTGCGCAAGCCCCATATCCGGGTTTTCAACGAGGAGCGCGACCGGCAGACGATCCTGGTGGTGGATCAGCGCCTGTCGATGTTCTTCGGCAGCCGGCATGCGATGAAATCGGTGACGGCGGCCGAGGCCGCAGCGATCGGGGCGTGGCGGGTGCTAGGCGTCGGCGATCGCGTCGGCGCCGTCGTGTTCAACGATCGAGACTGCATCGAGGTGAGGGCGCGTCGTAGCCGGGCGACCGTGCTCCAGATCCTCGCGGCCGTCGTCGCGCAGAACCACGCGCTCGGCGTCGGGCGCGGTCTGGTGTCCGCACCGGCGATGCTCAACACCGCGCTCGATCATGCAAGGCGTCGGGCACCGCACGATGCCGCCGTGATCATCATCAGCGATTTCGACGGCGCGGACGCTGACACGCGCGATATGGTCGCCGCGCTGGCGCGGCACAATGACGTTGTCGCTGCGATGGTCCATGATCCCCTGCAAAGCGATCTGCCACCGTCGGCCAGCATGACGGTGACCGATGGCGAGTTGCAGATCCGGCTCGATGTCGGCCGTGACAGCGTCCGCAAGGGCGTATCGCAGCTCACCCGGGACCGCCTGAAGGGCATCTTCGACTGGACGCGCGAGCTCGGAATTCCCGTGCTGCCGCTGAGCGCGGCGGAGGACACCGCTGCGCAGCTTCGGCGTCTTCTTGGTGGTCTGCCGGCCGGTCGTGGCCGCGCGGCCCCGCATAACCAGACGGGGGCGGCCTTTGGCTGA
- a CDS encoding DUF4381 domain-containing protein has protein sequence MTADPVAGLIDFPLPREVSLWPQTWEARLAIALLLAAICATVWRVTHLRRVNRYRREALAELDSIEHARNSVPSELLSKLTLLVRRTALAAFPRERVAPLVGPAWLAFLDRSYGGEEFSHGVGHPLASGPYRQIPPDGADLQSLVRLLRRWIRGHHA, from the coding sequence GTGACTGCCGACCCGGTGGCCGGCCTGATCGACTTTCCGCTGCCGCGCGAGGTCAGCCTTTGGCCACAGACCTGGGAGGCGAGGCTTGCGATCGCCCTGCTGCTCGCGGCCATCTGCGCTACCGTGTGGCGCGTGACGCATCTGCGCCGCGTCAACCGCTATCGCCGCGAAGCGCTCGCGGAGCTTGATAGCATCGAGCATGCGCGCAATTCGGTGCCGTCGGAGCTGTTGTCGAAGCTGACCTTGCTGGTGCGGCGCACGGCGCTCGCGGCCTTTCCGCGCGAGCGAGTGGCGCCACTGGTCGGGCCGGCATGGCTGGCCTTCCTCGATCGCAGCTATGGAGGCGAGGAGTTTTCTCACGGCGTGGGCCACCCGCTCGCGAGCGGTCCTTATCGGCAGATTCCGCCCGATGGCGCCGATCTGCAATCGCTGGTCCGTCTCCTGCGCCGCTGGATCAGGGGGCATCATGCTTGA
- a CDS encoding VWA domain-containing protein, with protein sequence MLEFAWPWLLLLLPLPVLAWWLLPPYRARQASIQVPFFDRLAAATGQTPQRGAVVLERRAVQMVAAVAIWTLLVVALARPQWVGDPVTREVSARDLILAIDISGSMDQLDFKAPDGTTLTRLDGIKRVVTDFIARRKGDRVALILFGTRAYVQVPFTQDLQTAQQLLDQARVGMAGQQTAIGDTIGLAIKTFAASMAKQKLLILLTDGNDTASRVPPEHAADIARQNDVTVYTIGVGDPAASGENRVDLAVLQHVADTTGGHFFRAEDGAQLQAIYADIDRLAPAKLQTLSWRPKLPLFQWPFGLAIAIGLLLWLCLLLGSEWRRMRSISHA encoded by the coding sequence ATGCTTGAATTCGCGTGGCCATGGCTGCTTCTGCTGTTGCCGCTGCCAGTCCTGGCGTGGTGGCTGCTGCCGCCATACCGAGCACGCCAGGCCTCGATCCAGGTGCCTTTCTTCGACAGGCTGGCGGCGGCGACTGGACAGACGCCACAGCGCGGTGCGGTCGTCCTCGAACGCCGCGCCGTCCAGATGGTCGCGGCGGTGGCCATCTGGACGCTGCTGGTTGTGGCGCTGGCCCGGCCGCAATGGGTCGGCGACCCGGTGACCCGCGAGGTCTCCGCGCGCGATCTGATCCTGGCGATCGACATTTCGGGATCGATGGACCAGCTCGACTTCAAGGCGCCGGACGGTACGACGCTCACGCGTCTCGACGGCATCAAGCGTGTGGTCACAGACTTCATCGCCCGCCGCAAGGGCGACCGTGTCGCCCTGATCCTGTTCGGGACCAGGGCCTATGTGCAGGTGCCATTCACGCAAGACCTCCAGACGGCGCAGCAATTGCTCGATCAGGCGAGGGTCGGCATGGCCGGCCAGCAGACGGCGATCGGCGACACGATCGGTCTTGCCATCAAGACGTTTGCAGCCAGCATGGCGAAACAGAAGCTCCTGATCCTCCTGACGGACGGCAACGATACGGCGAGCCGAGTGCCGCCCGAGCACGCCGCCGATATCGCTCGTCAGAACGATGTCACGGTCTACACCATCGGCGTCGGCGATCCCGCCGCCTCGGGTGAGAACCGCGTTGACCTCGCCGTCTTGCAGCATGTCGCAGACACCACCGGAGGGCACTTTTTCCGCGCCGAGGATGGCGCGCAGTTGCAGGCGATCTATGCCGATATCGATCGCCTCGCGCCGGCCAAGCTTCAGACCTTGTCATGGCGGCCGAAGCTGCCGCTGTTTCAATGGCCGTTCGGCCTGGCCATCGCGATCGGTCTGCTCTTGTGGCTTTGTCTCCTGCTCGGCAGCGAGTGGCGCCGGATGCGGAGCATCAGCCATGCGTGA
- a CDS encoding vWA domain-containing protein, whose amino-acid sequence MRDAATMSFHLLRPLWLLALIPLAAVFAVLLRRQDVRAQWGGVIAPHLLTHLIVRPGQGRQINPLYLVASGMLLGIIGLSGLTWRRELPPFVEDKAPLMIALAVGSSMNATDVAPSRLERAKQKIRDLLAARAGARTGLVAFAGTAHLVMPPTDDRSVIEPFLAALEPGLMPADGKNVAGAVALAADALAAEPVPGTVLLVADDLGTADAATVRQAAGRNGLVIFAVSPDTSALLAGADVIRVSIDGSDIVRLERRIETRFQAAQGDAFGMQWRDEGYWLLPPLALLSLLWFRRGTTVAWVLALFIVTHASASRAEETSRFTNLWLTPDQQGRLAFDRGDYAAAKTTFADPMWRGISAYRAYDFLAAAEEFSRVDTLEGKFALGNAQAQNHAYEKALKTYDEVLKAQPGNATAKTNRAIVQAALDAREAKRRKQEQDDPAPPDEKADEMRVDPNQKGGKKITVTPQDVTTAGAAEAWMRQVQTSPADFLKLKFAIQAAAPTQGRASQ is encoded by the coding sequence ATGCGTGACGCAGCCACCATGTCCTTCCATCTCTTGCGCCCACTCTGGCTGCTCGCGCTGATCCCGCTCGCTGCCGTGTTTGCCGTGCTGCTTCGCCGGCAGGATGTGCGCGCGCAATGGGGTGGCGTGATCGCGCCGCATCTGCTGACGCATCTCATCGTGCGGCCGGGACAAGGGCGCCAAATCAACCCGCTCTATCTCGTCGCGTCCGGCATGTTGCTCGGCATCATTGGCCTGTCCGGTCTGACCTGGCGCCGCGAGCTTCCGCCCTTTGTCGAAGACAAGGCACCGTTGATGATTGCGCTCGCAGTCGGGTCGTCGATGAATGCGACCGATGTGGCGCCCTCGCGCCTCGAACGCGCCAAGCAGAAGATCAGGGATCTGCTTGCGGCCCGCGCGGGCGCCAGGACCGGGCTCGTGGCCTTTGCCGGCACCGCGCACCTGGTGATGCCGCCGACCGACGACCGCTCCGTGATCGAGCCGTTTCTGGCCGCGCTTGAGCCAGGGCTAATGCCGGCGGACGGTAAGAACGTTGCGGGTGCGGTCGCGCTGGCGGCCGACGCGCTGGCGGCCGAACCGGTTCCCGGAACAGTCCTGCTGGTCGCGGACGATCTCGGGACCGCGGATGCAGCCACGGTCCGGCAGGCTGCCGGCCGCAATGGTCTCGTTATATTCGCGGTCAGCCCGGACACATCGGCGCTGCTGGCCGGCGCGGACGTCATCCGGGTCAGTATCGACGGCTCGGACATCGTACGACTGGAGCGCCGGATCGAGACGCGTTTCCAGGCCGCCCAGGGGGATGCGTTCGGCATGCAATGGCGAGATGAGGGCTATTGGCTGCTGCCGCCGCTGGCGCTGTTGAGTCTGCTCTGGTTCCGGCGCGGTACGACGGTGGCGTGGGTCCTGGCTCTCTTCATCGTGACGCACGCCAGCGCTTCGAGAGCCGAGGAGACATCGCGCTTTACCAATCTTTGGCTGACGCCAGATCAACAGGGACGGCTTGCATTTGACCGTGGCGACTATGCCGCCGCGAAAACGACGTTTGCCGATCCAATGTGGCGCGGCATCTCGGCTTACCGCGCATACGATTTTCTCGCCGCTGCCGAGGAATTTTCGCGCGTTGACACGCTGGAGGGGAAATTCGCGCTGGGCAACGCGCAGGCGCAGAACCACGCTTATGAGAAAGCGCTCAAGACCTATGACGAGGTGCTCAAGGCGCAGCCCGGCAACGCCACCGCGAAGACGAACCGCGCCATCGTTCAGGCGGCGCTGGATGCGCGTGAAGCCAAGCGCCGCAAGCAGGAGCAGGATGACCCTGCACCGCCGGATGAGAAGGCCGACGAGATGCGCGTAGATCCCAATCAGAAAGGCGGAAAGAAGATCACGGTCACACCGCAGGACGTCACCACTGCCGGCGCCGCCGAAGCCTGGATGCGTCAGGTCCAGACCTCACCTGCGGATTTCCTCAAACTCAAATTCGCGATCCAGGCGGCCGCTCCAACCCAGGGGAGGGCGTCGCAGTGA
- a CDS encoding BatD family protein: MRVWIGFIALLLGGALPSQAVYAQQSVALEPIVQVTIDPPRVVVGQKTTLSVMVLAPNYMTSPPELPDFQVRNAVTRQLQSVNTSEQRDGVPYASVRFEYAISPQEPGSYAVADQSVRIKYAAEPPATREVAVALPRVSFEAFIPDAASALRPFVSANSLTAEQDVKRSSDPLKAGDAVTRTITIRAEGTPAMLLPPQQFPSVDGLKLYPAQPKLEDKVDGRSDVMTSTRVDSATYMVERAGDYALPSVDIGWWNVGSGKVEQVHLEAVPLKGILTSAVAGPASSNQFVRRWTWDSIVDLIFDHWLTALLVVAATAGIAWFAPRMARRVSASLHRRHQAYLQSEAFAFSRLRRAIRRRDARASYFLLLEWLPHLNATQPPITAGAFKAVARDPELDRQLDAIESELFGNRHNPAHWSPRRLLHRVVAARRRLRPRAGSRATTGLPPHLNPVGTPKVTAYRKPAR, encoded by the coding sequence GTGAGAGTTTGGATCGGCTTCATCGCCTTGCTGCTCGGCGGCGCGCTCCCGTCGCAGGCTGTGTATGCGCAGCAATCAGTGGCGCTCGAGCCGATCGTGCAGGTGACCATCGACCCGCCGCGAGTCGTGGTTGGGCAGAAAACCACGTTGAGTGTCATGGTCCTGGCGCCGAACTACATGACGTCGCCGCCCGAACTGCCGGATTTTCAGGTGCGCAACGCGGTGACGCGACAATTGCAGAGCGTCAACACCAGCGAGCAGCGCGATGGCGTGCCCTATGCCAGTGTGCGGTTTGAATACGCGATCTCGCCGCAGGAGCCGGGGTCCTACGCCGTCGCCGACCAGAGCGTCAGGATCAAATATGCGGCCGAGCCGCCAGCCACCCGTGAGGTGGCTGTCGCGCTGCCACGCGTGTCATTCGAAGCATTCATTCCGGATGCGGCGAGCGCGCTTCGCCCGTTCGTATCGGCCAACAGCCTGACCGCCGAGCAGGACGTCAAGCGTTCGTCTGACCCGCTCAAGGCCGGTGACGCCGTGACACGAACCATCACCATCCGGGCGGAAGGCACGCCGGCGATGCTGCTGCCGCCTCAGCAATTCCCGTCTGTCGATGGCTTGAAGCTTTATCCGGCGCAGCCGAAGCTCGAGGACAAGGTCGACGGGCGCTCCGACGTCATGACGTCGACCCGCGTCGATTCTGCAACGTATATGGTGGAGCGGGCAGGTGATTATGCGCTTCCGTCCGTCGATATCGGCTGGTGGAATGTCGGTAGCGGCAAGGTCGAGCAGGTTCATCTCGAGGCCGTGCCTCTCAAGGGAATCTTGACCTCGGCGGTGGCGGGTCCAGCTTCTTCGAACCAATTCGTTCGGCGGTGGACGTGGGATAGCATCGTCGACCTTATCTTCGACCACTGGCTGACGGCCCTGCTTGTGGTGGCCGCCACGGCCGGGATCGCTTGGTTTGCGCCTCGTATGGCACGTCGCGTTTCGGCCAGTCTTCATCGTCGGCACCAGGCTTATCTTCAGTCGGAGGCGTTTGCTTTCAGCCGGCTGCGCCGTGCGATCCGCCGTCGCGACGCAAGAGCATCCTATTTCTTGCTGCTTGAATGGCTGCCGCATCTCAACGCGACGCAGCCTCCAATCACGGCTGGAGCTTTCAAGGCCGTCGCACGCGATCCGGAGCTCGACCGCCAGCTTGATGCGATCGAGAGCGAGTTGTTCGGAAATCGGCACAATCCGGCTCATTGGTCGCCACGCCGGCTGCTGCACCGCGTGGTCGCCGCCCGCCGCAGGCTGCGCCCACGCGCCGGAAGCCGGGCCACGACAGGTCTGCCCCCGCATTTGAACCCGGTCGGGACCCCGAAGGTCACCGCGTATCGAAAGCCCGCGAGATAA
- a CDS encoding arylsulfatase has product MINETKKQNNTVVDSTRGDHSAIHRRAVLLGTSSIVATAALTSQALAQAQKAAPSAAPAAAPTAGRKPNILVIFGDDIGIPQISAYTMGMMGYRTPNIDRIAREGAIFTDSYGQQSCTAGRASFILGQEPFRTGLLTIGMPGDPHGIQDWMPTIADVMKTQGYATGQFGKNHLGDRDEHLPTKHGFDEFFGNLYHLNAEEEPEGYFYPKDPNFRKQFGPRGVIKSTADGKIEDTGPLNTARMPTVDEEFLGAAKDFIGRQARADKPFFVWFNSTRMHIFTHLKKESLGKTGKGIHADGMVEHDGMVGELLKQLDDLGIADNTIVLYTTDNGAELALWPDGAQTPFHGEKGTTWEGGMRIPMMVRWPGVVKPGTQYNEIISLIDWFPTLCAAAGIPDIKEKMKAGFTASGKNFKVHLDGYNFLPFFKGEITTPPRDSLYYFDQGGNLNAIRWNDWKLSFAVASKGNIATATREVPSWALIANLRMDPYERGMEEGGGAIQFLAQNMWLIVPVQGKIKEFFADFDQFPFQEGSSLNASGINYGLLRQQAALKRLGEIERMKPQ; this is encoded by the coding sequence ATGATCAACGAGACGAAGAAGCAGAATAATACCGTTGTTGATTCAACCCGTGGCGACCATTCGGCGATTCATCGCCGCGCCGTGCTGCTTGGTACATCGTCCATCGTCGCAACAGCGGCGCTGACATCGCAGGCATTGGCGCAGGCTCAGAAGGCGGCCCCTTCGGCGGCGCCGGCTGCTGCGCCCACCGCGGGCCGCAAGCCCAACATTCTCGTCATCTTCGGCGACGACATCGGCATTCCCCAGATCAGCGCCTATACCATGGGTATGATGGGCTATCGCACGCCCAACATCGACCGCATCGCGCGCGAAGGAGCCATCTTCACCGACTCCTACGGCCAGCAAAGCTGCACCGCCGGCCGCGCCTCGTTCATCCTGGGCCAGGAGCCGTTCCGGACCGGCCTCCTCACCATCGGCATGCCCGGCGATCCCCATGGCATTCAGGACTGGATGCCGACGATCGCGGACGTGATGAAGACGCAGGGCTACGCCACGGGCCAGTTCGGCAAGAACCATCTCGGCGACCGCGACGAGCATCTGCCAACCAAGCACGGCTTCGACGAGTTCTTCGGTAATCTCTATCACCTCAATGCGGAAGAGGAGCCGGAAGGCTATTTCTATCCGAAGGATCCCAATTTCCGGAAGCAGTTCGGGCCGCGGGGCGTGATCAAATCAACCGCGGACGGAAAGATCGAGGACACCGGCCCGCTCAACACCGCGCGAATGCCCACGGTTGACGAGGAGTTCCTGGGCGCCGCCAAGGATTTCATTGGCCGGCAGGCTAGGGCGGACAAACCGTTCTTCGTCTGGTTCAACTCGACGCGAATGCACATCTTCACGCATCTCAAGAAGGAGTCGCTCGGCAAGACGGGCAAGGGCATCCACGCCGACGGCATGGTCGAGCATGATGGAATGGTAGGCGAGTTGCTCAAGCAACTGGACGATCTCGGCATCGCCGACAACACCATCGTCCTCTACACCACCGATAACGGCGCCGAGCTTGCTCTGTGGCCCGACGGCGCGCAAACGCCTTTCCACGGCGAAAAAGGTACGACATGGGAAGGTGGCATGCGCATTCCGATGATGGTGCGGTGGCCGGGCGTCGTGAAACCGGGCACGCAATACAACGAGATCATCTCGCTGATCGATTGGTTCCCAACTTTGTGCGCCGCGGCGGGAATACCTGACATCAAGGAGAAGATGAAGGCGGGTTTCACCGCCAGCGGGAAAAACTTCAAGGTTCACCTCGACGGCTATAACTTCCTGCCCTTTTTCAAGGGTGAGATAACGACGCCGCCGCGGGATTCGCTCTACTACTTCGATCAGGGCGGCAATCTCAACGCCATCAGGTGGAACGATTGGAAGCTGAGCTTTGCAGTAGCGTCCAAGGGAAACATTGCGACCGCAACCCGCGAAGTGCCCTCATGGGCGCTGATCGCAAACTTGCGCATGGATCCTTACGAGCGCGGCATGGAGGAAGGCGGAGGAGCCATCCAGTTCCTGGCCCAGAACATGTGGCTGATCGTGCCGGTGCAGGGAAAGATCAAGGAGTTCTTCGCCGACTTCGATCAGTTCCCCTTCCAGGAGGGCAGCTCGCTGAATGCGAGCGGGATCAACTACGGCCTGCTCCGACAGCAGGCAGCATTAAAGCGACTTGGTGAGATCGAACGCATGAAGCCACAGTAG
- a CDS encoding DUF3302 domain-containing protein yields MSGYDIFAWIVLVILLASAIGVVCIAGWLPGHIAKSRNHPHAQAVTVAGWITLFFGFALWPIAVIWAYLDVPARKAGDA; encoded by the coding sequence ATGAGCGGTTACGACATCTTCGCCTGGATCGTGCTTGTCATCCTGCTGGCGAGCGCGATCGGCGTTGTCTGCATCGCCGGATGGCTGCCCGGGCATATCGCAAAGTCGCGCAACCATCCGCATGCGCAGGCCGTGACGGTCGCCGGCTGGATCACGCTGTTCTTCGGCTTCGCATTGTGGCCGATCGCCGTCATCTGGGCCTATCTCGACGTGCCCGCGCGGAAAGCGGGAGATGCGTGA
- a CDS encoding HlyD family secretion protein: MGVAIFNTYLVLLFLLVHFGIVRFNLFWKASPAIVLVLLLFGLLIPMGWGAPQGNALVVRNAVSIVPDVAGEVTDVPVLANTPLRAGDVLFKIDPTPYAAQVKAIDAQFKLAKTRLGQMTQLYERDAGRGFDVEQRQSEADQLSGQLEAAQWNLDKTVVRAPADGYVTNLALRKGARVANLPLAPVMAFIDVSSTIIGVEINQNDARYVAPGQEVEATFKFAPGQIYSGKVESVLQAIATGQVQTSGTAVLPKAIEAAPFVVRVKLDDADFVKRLPAGSAGTAAIYTDHVKPTHVVRRVILRQVAILNYVNPF; this comes from the coding sequence ATGGGCGTCGCGATCTTCAACACCTACCTCGTGCTGCTCTTCCTGCTTGTCCACTTCGGCATCGTGCGCTTCAACCTGTTCTGGAAGGCGTCGCCCGCGATCGTGCTGGTGCTGCTGCTGTTCGGGCTCTTGATCCCGATGGGGTGGGGCGCACCGCAGGGCAATGCGCTGGTCGTGCGCAATGCGGTCTCGATCGTGCCTGATGTGGCGGGCGAGGTGACGGATGTTCCGGTTCTCGCCAACACGCCGCTGAGGGCAGGCGATGTCCTGTTCAAGATCGACCCGACGCCTTACGCGGCGCAGGTCAAGGCGATCGACGCGCAGTTCAAGCTCGCCAAGACGCGCCTCGGCCAGATGACGCAGCTCTACGAGCGCGACGCCGGCCGCGGCTTCGATGTCGAGCAGCGGCAATCGGAGGCCGACCAGCTCTCCGGCCAGCTCGAGGCCGCGCAATGGAATCTCGACAAGACGGTCGTGCGTGCGCCGGCCGACGGCTACGTGACCAATCTCGCGCTGCGCAAGGGCGCGCGCGTGGCGAACCTGCCGCTGGCGCCGGTGATGGCGTTCATTGACGTCTCAAGCACCATCATCGGCGTCGAGATCAACCAGAACGATGCGCGCTACGTGGCGCCCGGCCAGGAGGTCGAGGCCACATTCAAATTCGCACCTGGGCAGATCTACTCCGGCAAGGTCGAGAGCGTGCTCCAGGCGATCGCGACCGGACAGGTGCAGACATCGGGCACGGCAGTCCTGCCGAAAGCCATCGAGGCCGCCCCCTTCGTCGTGCGCGTCAAGCTCGACGACGCCGATTTCGTCAAACGGTTGCCGGCCGGCAGCGCCGGAACGGCTGCGATCTACACCGATCACGTCAAACCGACCCACGTCGTGCGCCGCGTGATCCTGCGGCAGGTCGCGATCCTGAATTACGTCAATCCGTTCTAG
- a CDS encoding DUF1214 domain-containing protein — protein MKRAVLTASFLILTSATQAQSPVPVTVDNFGRAESDLYFGNGVKDAGGIGKLFHHREPMAIDKQGVIRSNRDTLYSMAVVDLDAGPVTIKLPDAGKRFRSLMVVNEDHYIVGDIEYRAGSYTYDRKRVGTRYALIGLRTLVDPNDPNDPKDVEKVRAVQDAVTISQKAPGKFEIPNWDTVSQKKVRDALLVLSSTAGGFKNAFGAKGQVDPIRHLIATAAGWGGNPDKDATYLSVTPEKNDGSTVYKLTVPGNVPVDGFWSISLYNAEGYFEKNPYNAYSLNNLTATKSADGATVVQFGGCDGKIPNCLPIMKGWNYTVRLYRPRPEVLNGKWKFPEPKPVS, from the coding sequence ATGAAAAGAGCAGTGCTGACGGCTTCGTTCCTCATCCTCACCTCGGCCACGCAGGCGCAGTCGCCGGTCCCGGTGACGGTCGATAATTTTGGGCGCGCGGAATCCGACCTGTACTTCGGCAACGGCGTCAAGGACGCCGGTGGCATCGGTAAGCTGTTTCACCATCGCGAGCCGATGGCGATTGATAAGCAGGGCGTCATCCGGTCGAATCGTGACACGCTGTACTCCATGGCCGTCGTTGATCTCGATGCGGGACCGGTAACGATCAAGTTGCCGGACGCTGGCAAGCGGTTCCGGTCGTTGATGGTGGTCAACGAGGATCACTACATCGTCGGCGACATAGAGTATCGCGCCGGAAGTTACACGTACGATCGGAAGAGGGTCGGCACACGCTATGCGCTGATCGGGCTTCGAACCCTCGTCGATCCCAACGATCCCAACGATCCCAAGGATGTCGAGAAGGTCCGCGCAGTCCAGGACGCCGTCACGATCAGCCAGAAGGCGCCCGGCAAGTTCGAGATACCGAATTGGGATACGGTCAGTCAGAAGAAGGTGCGGGACGCCCTCCTGGTGCTGTCGTCAACCGCAGGCGGCTTCAAGAATGCGTTTGGCGCCAAGGGGCAGGTCGATCCGATCCGGCACCTGATCGCGACCGCCGCGGGATGGGGCGGCAATCCCGACAAGGACGCCACCTATCTCAGCGTCACCCCCGAGAAGAACGACGGCAGCACCGTCTACAAGCTGACCGTCCCCGGCAATGTGCCGGTGGACGGCTTCTGGTCGATCAGTCTCTACAACGCCGAGGGCTATTTCGAGAAGAACCCCTACAACGCTTACTCGCTCAACAATCTGACGGCGACGAAATCAGCCGACGGCGCCACGGTGGTCCAGTTCGGTGGCTGTGACGGCAAGATCCCGAACTGCCTGCCGATCATGAAGGGCTGGAATTACACCGTCCGGCTCTATCGGCCGCGCCCCGAAGTCCTGAACGGCAAGTGGAAATTCCCGGAGCCGAAGCCCGTGAGCTGA
- a CDS encoding DUF1254 domain-containing protein gives MRHLITGVVAAMLMAANVHAQSLSPDELAARTIQRRAVEAMIWGMPAVNADLMLQTMLGTTKAKPNEIIYWSKPVNWKNQTLTPNPDSIYLMSFWNVKDGPVVIDIPPAQGGSIAGNIVTAWQMPLEDAGPEGADKGQGGKYLILPPGYKGDAPAGYISLQSDTFSGFALLRSNLASHGDADVAKSVSYGKQVKVYPLAQAKDPPQTNFTDAYDVLFDSTIPFDASFYRSLDRVVQNEPWLDRDRAMIDQLASIGIEKGKAFNPDQKTVALLDQAAREAHAILEQRYDAGFAVINPGIRWFPAAVAEMVKAASTGYADPNTYPVDMRGVSYTLGFTGIKRLGTAQFYLLANKDRDGQPFDGAATYRLTVPANAPVKQYWSATVYDRETHALVRNMPSASRASISPGIQKNADGSVDVYFGPKAPEGKEANWVPTDPARKFELLFRLYGPEQPLFDHSWKLPDAERVAATIGGAKK, from the coding sequence ATGAGACATTTGATCACCGGGGTCGTCGCCGCGATGCTGATGGCCGCAAATGTGCACGCGCAGAGCCTGTCGCCGGATGAACTCGCCGCGCGCACTATCCAGCGTCGCGCAGTCGAGGCGATGATCTGGGGCATGCCGGCGGTGAATGCCGATCTCATGCTCCAGACCATGCTTGGGACGACCAAGGCAAAGCCGAACGAGATCATCTACTGGTCGAAGCCGGTGAACTGGAAGAACCAGACGCTGACGCCCAATCCGGACTCGATCTATCTGATGTCGTTCTGGAACGTGAAGGACGGCCCGGTCGTGATCGACATTCCGCCGGCGCAAGGCGGCTCGATCGCGGGCAACATCGTCACGGCGTGGCAGATGCCGCTGGAGGACGCAGGTCCCGAAGGCGCCGACAAGGGGCAGGGCGGCAAATATTTGATCCTGCCGCCCGGTTACAAGGGCGACGCGCCCGCGGGCTACATCTCGCTTCAGTCGGACACGTTCAGCGGCTTCGCGCTGCTGCGCTCCAATCTCGCAAGCCACGGCGATGCCGACGTGGCGAAGTCGGTCTCCTACGGCAAGCAGGTCAAGGTCTACCCACTCGCGCAGGCGAAGGATCCGCCGCAGACCAATTTCACTGACGCCTACGACGTGCTGTTCGACTCCACGATTCCCTTCGATGCGAGCTTCTATCGCAGCCTCGACCGCGTGGTGCAGAACGAGCCGTGGCTCGATCGCGATCGGGCCATGATCGACCAGCTCGCGAGCATCGGCATCGAGAAGGGCAAGGCTTTCAATCCGGATCAGAAGACCGTCGCGCTGCTCGATCAGGCCGCCCGCGAGGCCCATGCGATACTCGAACAGCGCTACGACGCCGGCTTCGCCGTAATCAACCCGGGCATCCGCTGGTTCCCGGCTGCGGTAGCGGAGATGGTCAAGGCGGCGAGCACTGGATACGCCGATCCGAACACCTATCCGGTCGACATGCGCGGCGTCTCCTACACGCTCGGCTTCACCGGTATCAAGCGACTGGGCACCGCGCAGTTCTACCTGTTGGCCAACAAGGATAGGGATGGCCAGCCGTTCGACGGCGCCGCCACCTATCGCCTGACGGTGCCCGCCAACGCGCCGGTCAAGCAATACTGGTCCGCAACAGTCTACGACCGCGAGACCCACGCGCTGGTGCGCAACATGCCGAGCGCAAGCCGGGCTTCGATCAGCCCGGGCATCCAGAAGAATGCCGACGGTTCGGTCGATGTCTATTTCGGCCCGAAGGCGCCGGAGGGCAAGGAAGCCAATTGGGTGCCGACCGATCCGGCGCGGAAGTTCGAGTTGCTATTCCGCCTCTACGGGCCCGAGCAGCCGCTGTTCGACCACAGCTGGAAACTGCCCGATGCCGAGCGTGTCGCCGCCACGATCGGGGGCGCCAAGAAGTAG